The DNA window GGAGcgagaaaaagagacagaaagttggaggagagagaaagaaagaattgtggaggagaggatgaggcaggagaggcaggaggaggccatggagaaaataaaacaagaccAACAGAAGAAAGAGGGGCTTCAGTGGAAAAAGGTGATGTTGTGGCCCAGGTGTACAATTGCTCCCGAAAACGACCGAGAATGGAGTCAAGAGGAGATTGAGCTCTGTTGTCTGCCAACAGTGGGAGTCAAAGCCAACCCAGAGagcctgacctttgacccgaGGTTAGctgagatgaaaaagaaaattctgTACAACAACTGGGTCAGAGAGGAAAagccagacaaaaaaaagaccttCCAAAACAGCTCCATCTATCACCTCTTTGCTGCACGACCAGTCCCCAAGTCTCAAGGTTTGTATCACATTCCTTCCATTCCTCTACATTGGccttgtatatatatactgggaaaaaaagttgattatttctctgtagttcaatcatccaatccaccaaacaactcaaaacaagagtcattccaacaggagaatacactgtttaccattggcagagcattttggcaaatttttcttcaggggtgctacccacataatcagctgtgctgctcatcccacaaatgcatgatccttacaagttggacatcattgtgaaggtaaataaacaggctttccaacgatgtaaaatacaatgccaattaacgttgtaacaacagagaaataatcgaccaaacacaagtttccaaacttttttttcccagtttattttaaCTTGTTCTTTTGTATTTAAATGAACTTTTATCTTCTTTTGTcttaagaacaaaaacaaaaaacacccgAACCCAATGAGACAGTTGCAGGACCGGATGATGTTTACCCGTTTGAAGCCCCTGTGTccagctaagctaaccgtcttCTGGCTGTAGCTTTATATTAAATGGACATATATgaatggtatcaatcttcttctATAGCTTTCTCTTCTTGTGTGCGGCTCAATAGGAGCCCACAACTCAGTTTTTACTCCAGTGCCACCATGAAGGTAAATCTGCTGTGGTTGAACctttacaaataataataatcaaagaATTCAAGGTTAAGTTAAAACACATaatttattttgcatgtttCAAATAACCTGCATAACATGTGAACAGACTCAGTGGGAATCCTCTCCACTTTTGGGAGCTCAAAACATAATGGTAATGACGGAACAACACGCAAAACTAGAAtacaaataagacaaataaaaatagtaaTACTGGCGGTGGACGAGACTGACGAGTGTTAGACAGGAGGAcgaaaggaagaaaagaaaagggggaatagtgtttttaaaaaaggttcAGTATGTTACAAGGCCACATGCTAGCACGGTAGTGGTAACAATACACAACCCAACACCAGGACAGCTTCAAAATCGTAGTGTTCTCAGGtcaaatgttttgcatgtaTAAATGTTAATCTACATATAAAAGTGTTTTCAGTTGAAGTGCAGTTGTTTTCATCCATTCCTTATTTATGAGGCAGGAATCTGTGGCAGGCCAAACTCGTCCACCAAAACGCCAtcctgaaaacaaaaagaagaatgtTAAGAAAACACTTAAATGACAGCGTtcactagggctgcacgattatgatcaatattgagatcacgattattcatagagTTTAGGGACAAAACATTTGTATTGCAATTtcccttttaaataaacagagcgctgctttcacttccatgttgttcTTCATTCCAACCGTCAAGAATTCTAAATGTtattcttttactttgttatctTCATCTTTAGTGGTTATTCGCATACAATTCTTTTATTTACAATTGAAATGATTAGGAcataaatgattttatttttattgatgaa is part of the Sebastes umbrosus isolate fSebUmb1 chromosome 12, fSebUmb1.pri, whole genome shotgun sequence genome and encodes:
- the LOC119499402 gene encoding golgin subfamily A member 6-like protein 22 — protein: MDEKMIARQDLLAGMVLVKGMMKLTPGERRKEVRRQSLIELKAMELERRERVTLETMKKWKRDRKEREKETESWRREKERIVEERMRQERQEEAMEKIKQDQQKKEGLQWKKVMLWPRCTIAPENDREWSQEEIELCCLPTVGVKANPESLTFDPRLAEMKKKILYNNWVREEKPDKKKTFQNSSIYHLFAARPVPKSQEQKQKTPEPNETVAGPDDVYPFEAPVSS